A genome region from Methylohalobius crimeensis 10Ki includes the following:
- a CDS encoding type II toxin-antitoxin system VapC family toxin codes for MILVDANLLLYAVNRDLPPHPTARIWFEDILSGNERVGFPWVVLLAFLRIATSKRIFERPLPVEKANAYVDEWLSQPVATTLVPGAAHWAILRNLLNQTGTGGNLTTDAHIAALALEHGCTVCSIDNDFKRFPGLRHIDPLK; via the coding sequence ATGATCCTCGTGGACGCCAACTTGCTGCTCTATGCAGTCAATCGGGATCTCCCGCCACACCCCACCGCGCGCATCTGGTTCGAAGATATCCTGTCGGGCAATGAAAGGGTGGGATTTCCCTGGGTGGTTCTGCTGGCATTTCTGCGCATTGCGACTTCCAAACGGATTTTCGAGCGCCCCCTTCCAGTGGAAAAGGCCAATGCTTACGTAGACGAGTGGTTGAGTCAGCCGGTGGCAACAACTTTGGTACCCGGCGCCGCCCATTGGGCGATTCTGCGAAACCTCCTGAATCAAACCGGAACCGGCGGCAACTTGACCACCGATGCGCATATCGCTGCTTTGGCTTTGGAGCATGGCTGCACGGTATGCTCCATCGATAACGACTTCAAACGTTTTCCTGGACTAAGGCATATCGATCCCCTGAAATAA
- the thpR gene encoding RNA 2',3'-cyclic phosphodiesterase: MSATDSKRLFFALWPDESLRAELVRVRDQLGLDRGKPVDPEKIHITLLFLGEVPGDQVADLKALAEKVPVVPCELSFGRLEHWVRPAVLCLTAETVPQSLSELIESLKRGVRKLGFKPEKRPFRPHLTLARKVRKRQVSREIEPIRWPVRDFVLVASELSPEGARYQVIDRWPAVAQ, from the coding sequence ATGTCTGCCACCGATTCTAAACGCTTGTTTTTCGCGCTTTGGCCGGACGAGTCGCTGCGGGCCGAGTTGGTCCGGGTGCGCGACCAATTGGGTTTGGACCGGGGGAAACCGGTCGACCCGGAGAAGATTCACATCACCTTGCTGTTTTTGGGCGAAGTGCCCGGCGACCAGGTGGCGGACCTTAAAGCGCTGGCGGAGAAGGTCCCCGTCGTGCCTTGCGAATTGAGCTTCGGCCGGTTGGAACATTGGGTGCGTCCGGCCGTCTTATGTTTGACCGCCGAAACCGTTCCTCAGTCTTTGTCCGAACTGATCGAAAGTTTGAAGCGGGGCGTGCGCAAACTGGGGTTCAAACCCGAAAAACGCCCGTTTCGCCCTCACTTGACCTTGGCGCGAAAAGTCAGAAAACGGCAGGTGAGCCGGGAGATCGAGCCGATTCGTTGGCCGGTGCGGGATTTTGTGTTGGTGGCCTCGGAGCTGAGCCCGGAGGGGGCCCGTTACCAGGTGATCGATCGTTGGCCCGCGGTGGCGCAGTGA
- a CDS encoding type II toxin-antitoxin system VapC family toxin yields the protein MKRYMLNTNTVSHLIKGHPTVSRHVVTVPMSSLCISAITEGELCFGLAKRPNAKRLHTVVKEFLLRVDVLPWDSAIARRYGSVRAAMEHRGKILASLDLLIAAHALDAKAVLVTNDQAFSQVDDLRLEDWTKA from the coding sequence ATGAAGCGATATATGCTCAACACCAATACAGTGAGTCATCTGATCAAGGGGCATCCAACGGTCAGCCGGCACGTGGTGACCGTACCGATGTCCTCGCTTTGTATATCGGCCATCACCGAAGGTGAATTGTGTTTTGGGTTAGCAAAACGGCCGAATGCAAAACGCCTTCATACCGTGGTGAAGGAGTTTTTGCTACGCGTTGATGTCCTACCTTGGGATAGCGCCATTGCAAGGCGCTATGGCTCCGTGCGAGCTGCGATGGAGCATCGAGGCAAGATACTGGCTTCACTGGATCTGTTGATTGCCGCACATGCGCTGGACGCAAAAGCGGTTTTAGTGACAAACGACCAAGCTTTCAGTCAAGTAGACGACCTGCGTCTCGAAGACTGGACGAAGGCTTAA
- a CDS encoding alpha/beta fold hydrolase, whose translation MARDSSIARLTWLFLTTLSVLGGCAHRQTISSPYPFWGEKISLPGTAESPSLEGQFKPSYSADPAACLLLVHGMNEYIGRYGEIAAHFAPNYHVAGIDLYAHGLSNPIIAAAEARLRQGTAAADVSRAYQAQASLRNLDLLRDNFARALRYLARRCPEKPVFILAHSLGGLVAASHFMQSGANKTSPCPIGGIVLLGPAFSVPDIPGWRGWLQNPLIQFSFFAESNFLYRGDDPLPWFLAKQIVAVPATLLLRGTFEAASWPGIRALTTPVTPPWVPFYLSDWEVEQARHLADGYIIRRTLPRFAKGVEREIVRFRRHMEKFDLPYLLVYSGHDPITAARGNEEFIQATRTNHPDNQVMALEAHSHHEHLFSSPPLRREILRRIDGWIEKRLE comes from the coding sequence ATGGCTAGAGATTCCAGCATCGCCCGCCTCACTTGGCTTTTCCTCACCACCCTTTCGGTCCTGGGCGGCTGCGCCCATCGACAAACCATTTCCTCCCCCTATCCATTCTGGGGTGAGAAAATCTCCTTGCCCGGAACCGCCGAATCCCCCTCCCTCGAGGGGCAGTTCAAACCGTCCTACTCGGCCGATCCCGCCGCGTGCCTGCTTTTGGTTCACGGCATGAACGAATACATCGGCCGCTACGGGGAAATCGCAGCGCATTTCGCGCCAAACTATCACGTCGCCGGCATCGACCTCTACGCCCACGGCCTGTCCAATCCCATCATCGCCGCCGCGGAGGCGCGCCTGCGCCAAGGCACTGCGGCCGCCGACGTCAGTCGAGCCTACCAAGCCCAGGCGTCTTTGCGCAATCTGGACCTTCTGCGCGACAATTTCGCCCGCGCCCTCCGCTACCTGGCGCGGCGCTGCCCGGAAAAGCCCGTTTTCATTCTCGCCCACAGCCTGGGAGGACTGGTCGCCGCTTCCCATTTTATGCAATCCGGGGCGAATAAAACATCGCCCTGTCCAATCGGCGGCATCGTCCTGTTGGGGCCGGCTTTTTCCGTCCCGGATATTCCCGGCTGGCGCGGCTGGCTGCAAAACCCCTTGATTCAGTTTTCCTTTTTCGCCGAATCGAATTTTTTATACCGGGGAGACGACCCACTGCCGTGGTTTCTGGCCAAGCAAATCGTCGCCGTCCCCGCCACCCTCCTCCTCCGCGGCACGTTCGAAGCGGCCTCCTGGCCAGGCATTCGCGCCCTGACCACACCGGTCACCCCGCCCTGGGTTCCCTTCTATCTCAGCGATTGGGAAGTGGAACAGGCCCGCCATCTCGCCGACGGCTACATCATCCGCCGCACCCTCCCCCGCTTCGCCAAGGGGGTGGAACGGGAAATCGTCCGTTTTCGCCGCCACATGGAGAAGTTCGACCTGCCCTATTTACTGGTCTATTCCGGCCACGACCCGATCACCGCCGCCCGGGGCAACGAGGAATTCATACAAGCCACCCGGACCAATCATCCCGACAACCAAGTCATGGCCTTGGAGGCGCATTCCCATCACGAACACCTGTTCTCGTCGCCTCCCTTGCGCCGGGAAATTCTCCGGCGGATCGATGGGTGGATCGAAAAGCGATTGGAATAA
- the recA gene encoding recombinase RecA: MLDENKRKALGAALMQIEKQYGKGSVMRLGDAGPARDVEAIPTGSLTLDLALGIGGLPKGRVVEIYGPESSGKTTLALSTIAQAQKRDGVAAFVDAEHALDPAYAKRLGVNLDDLLISQPDTGEQALEIVDMLVRSGAVDIIVVDSVAALTPKAEIEGEMGDAHVGLQARLMSQALRKLTANIKRSNALVIFINQIRMKIGVMFGNPETTTGGNALKFYSSVRLDIRRIGAIKKGDEVLGNDTKVKVVKNKVAPPFKTAGFEILYNEGISKEGELIDLGVEHGFVQKSGAWYSIDKDRIGQGKDNVRQHLKAHPELVQELERKIREKVFGSVSAEEPSDAEAPVEE; encoded by the coding sequence ATGTTAGACGAGAACAAGCGCAAGGCGCTGGGCGCCGCGCTGATGCAGATCGAGAAGCAGTACGGAAAAGGATCGGTGATGCGGCTCGGCGATGCCGGACCGGCGCGCGACGTGGAGGCGATTCCCACCGGCTCCTTGACCCTGGATTTGGCGCTGGGAATCGGCGGTCTACCCAAGGGGCGGGTCGTGGAGATCTACGGCCCCGAATCCTCGGGCAAGACCACCCTGGCCTTGTCCACCATCGCTCAGGCTCAGAAGCGAGACGGCGTGGCGGCGTTCGTGGACGCCGAGCACGCGTTGGATCCGGCCTACGCCAAGCGCCTCGGAGTCAATCTGGATGATCTTTTGATTTCCCAGCCCGATACCGGCGAACAGGCGTTGGAAATCGTCGACATGCTGGTTCGCTCCGGGGCGGTGGACATCATCGTGGTGGACTCGGTGGCGGCTTTGACGCCCAAGGCCGAGATCGAGGGCGAGATGGGCGACGCCCACGTGGGCCTGCAGGCGCGTTTGATGTCCCAGGCGCTACGCAAATTGACCGCCAACATCAAGCGCTCCAACGCCTTGGTGATTTTCATCAACCAGATCCGGATGAAAATCGGGGTGATGTTCGGCAATCCCGAGACCACTACCGGTGGCAACGCGCTCAAGTTCTATTCCTCGGTGCGTCTCGATATCCGGCGGATCGGCGCGATCAAGAAGGGGGACGAAGTCCTCGGCAACGACACCAAGGTGAAGGTGGTCAAGAACAAGGTGGCGCCGCCTTTCAAGACCGCGGGTTTCGAGATTCTCTACAATGAAGGCATCTCCAAGGAGGGGGAACTGATCGATTTGGGGGTGGAGCACGGTTTCGTGCAAAAGTCCGGCGCCTGGTACAGTATCGACAAGGACCGCATCGGTCAGGGCAAGGACAACGTTCGCCAGCATTTGAAGGCGCATCCTGAACTCGTGCAGGAATTGGAACGGAAAATCCGCGAGAAAGTCTTCGGCAGCGTCTCCGCCGAGGAACCTTCCGACGCCGAAGCCCCCGTGGAGGAGTAA
- a CDS encoding DUF2191 domain-containing protein, with protein sequence MRTTLTIEDQLAAELKELAHHSGKSFKQIVNEALDAGLQGLKHPKGRPYHLQPATMGPARPGIDLDKALQLATEMEDAAIAHELEQRK encoded by the coding sequence ATGCGAACTACCTTAACGATCGAAGATCAACTCGCCGCAGAGCTCAAGGAACTCGCCCACCACAGCGGTAAGTCGTTCAAGCAAATCGTCAATGAGGCACTGGACGCGGGATTACAGGGATTGAAACACCCCAAAGGGCGACCGTATCATCTGCAGCCCGCGACGATGGGCCCGGCCCGACCCGGAATCGACCTGGACAAAGCCCTCCAATTGGCCACGGAGATGGAAGATGCGGCCATCGCTCACGAGCTCGAGCAGCGCAAATGA
- a CDS encoding regulatory protein RecX yields MKLLARREHSARELLWKLRGRGFPENLAQAVIEELQAAGWQDERRFVESFIRARSERGHGPVKIRFELRQKGIEDGLIEQVLAELAIDWEQVLETVYRRKFGERPVQSRNEYGKRYRFLAQRGFETEQIRSLLRD; encoded by the coding sequence CTGAAGCTCTTGGCCCGGCGCGAGCACAGCGCGCGGGAATTGCTGTGGAAACTGCGCGGACGGGGTTTTCCCGAAAATCTGGCGCAGGCGGTGATCGAGGAGCTTCAGGCCGCCGGTTGGCAGGACGAGCGCCGGTTCGTGGAAAGTTTTATCCGCGCCCGCAGCGAGCGCGGCCACGGGCCGGTCAAAATCCGCTTCGAACTCAGGCAAAAAGGGATCGAGGATGGATTGATCGAGCAGGTCCTGGCGGAATTGGCGATCGATTGGGAGCAGGTTTTGGAGACGGTGTACCGGCGCAAGTTCGGGGAGCGGCCGGTCCAAAGCCGCAATGAATACGGCAAACGCTACCGTTTCCTGGCGCAGCGAGGATTCGAGACGGAGCAGATTCGCAGCCTGTTGAGGGATTGA
- a CDS encoding glycosyltransferase — protein MTFPAGAVLHDYFAIRGGGERLAMTLAQGLEWPLVTGFVADPLQHEGWPGGNIRSLGVGASHPLSRTLALIRAWRRCRLPGRTEVALFSGSYAPLAAAGMDHVRTIYYCHSPPRFLYDQRAFFLQRLPVWQRPGFLALCAYFRRGYEDAIRRMDRVVCNSENVRGRLRRYLEVEGEVVYPPVETGRFRWLGQEGYYLSLARLDPLKRVDRIVAAFRRMPERKLIVVSGGEEGGWLRELAEGASNIQFVGWVDDERLRRLIGQAVATIYLPREEDFGMSPVESMAAGKPVIGVAEGGVLETVVDGKTGILLPPDPSPEAICEAVEQLTPVRARAMRKACEIRARRFDRQVFLDRMRRLVGDVSNNL, from the coding sequence GTGACATTCCCTGCCGGTGCGGTCTTGCACGACTACTTCGCTATCCGCGGGGGCGGAGAGCGATTGGCCATGACCTTGGCCCAAGGGTTGGAGTGGCCTTTGGTGACCGGCTTCGTCGCCGACCCCTTGCAACACGAGGGGTGGCCCGGGGGGAATATTCGCTCTCTCGGTGTCGGCGCGAGCCATCCTCTCTCGCGAACCCTGGCCTTGATCCGGGCATGGCGGCGATGTCGATTGCCCGGGAGGACCGAAGTCGCCTTGTTCAGCGGCTCCTATGCGCCCTTGGCCGCGGCCGGCATGGATCATGTCCGGACGATTTATTATTGTCATTCGCCTCCCCGGTTTTTGTACGATCAGCGTGCGTTCTTCCTGCAGCGCCTGCCTGTCTGGCAGCGGCCCGGGTTTCTGGCGCTCTGTGCCTATTTTCGGCGCGGGTACGAGGACGCGATTCGGCGGATGGACCGGGTGGTATGCAATTCCGAGAACGTGCGTGGGCGGCTTCGGCGTTATTTGGAGGTGGAAGGGGAGGTGGTCTATCCCCCGGTGGAGACTGGGCGATTCCGTTGGTTGGGGCAGGAAGGGTACTATCTTTCCCTGGCTCGCTTGGATCCTTTGAAGCGAGTGGACCGGATCGTTGCGGCGTTCCGGCGAATGCCCGAGCGGAAACTGATCGTGGTGTCCGGCGGCGAGGAGGGTGGGTGGCTTAGGGAGCTGGCCGAGGGGGCGTCGAACATCCAGTTTGTCGGTTGGGTGGACGATGAGAGGCTTCGACGGTTGATCGGACAGGCGGTGGCGACGATTTATCTTCCGCGCGAGGAGGATTTCGGCATGTCCCCGGTGGAATCCATGGCGGCGGGCAAGCCGGTGATCGGGGTGGCCGAAGGGGGGGTGCTGGAGACCGTCGTGGACGGGAAAACCGGAATTTTGCTGCCTCCGGATCCCTCTCCGGAGGCGATTTGCGAGGCGGTGGAGCAATTGACCCCGGTGCGGGCGAGGGCGATGCGCAAGGCGTGTGAAATCCGCGCCCGGCGCTTTGATCGCCAGGTGTTTCTGGATAGAATGCGACGCTTGGTTGGGGATGTGTCGAATAACCTTTGA
- a CDS encoding antitoxin — protein MGQTAKLFSNGRSQAVRLPAAFRFEGTEVYIRRDPETGDVILSRKPTDWDAFFDALKGAEIPADFLDETERNQEAQERDPFEGWCE, from the coding sequence ATGGGCCAAACAGCCAAACTTTTTTCCAACGGTCGCAGCCAGGCGGTGCGTTTGCCGGCCGCGTTTCGATTCGAAGGCACGGAAGTCTACATCCGCCGGGACCCGGAAACGGGCGACGTGATTTTGTCCCGCAAACCGACGGATTGGGATGCCTTTTTCGACGCACTCAAAGGCGCCGAAATACCGGCCGACTTCCTGGATGAAACCGAGCGCAACCAGGAGGCTCAGGAACGCGACCCCTTTGAAGGATGGTGCGAATGA
- the alaS gene encoding alanine--tRNA ligase gives MKRLTTSAIREQFLDYFRERGHTIVPSAPLIPQRDPTLLFTNAGMVPFKDIFLGREHRDYTRAASSQKCLRAGGKHNDLENVGYTARHHTFFEMLGNFSFGDYFKREAIQYAWEFLTGVLAIPEEKLWVTVYEEDDEAADIWLKEMKVSPERFARIGAHDNFWSMGEVGPCGPCTEIFYDHGPEVAGGPPGSPDAEGDRYVEIWNLVFMQYDRAPDGTLTPLPKPSVDTGMGVERIAAVLQGVHSNYDIDLFRHLIRAAADLAGTDDLSGNSLKVIADHTRAAAFLIADGVLPSNEGRGYVLRRIIRRAIRHGYRLGIREIFFHRLVAPLAEVMGDAYPEIVSHQAQIEQVLKREEARFAETLEQGMRVLEDGLKKLEGKRIPGDLIFLLYDTYGFPVDLTRDFALEHGLSLDLEGFERAMAEQRERARAASGFSADYHKVIPIHAKTEFLGYDRLEAEAKILAVLQNGEPVESLPAGESGVVVLDRTPFYAEGGGQVGDRGEIRTDAGRLRVEDTQKQGDTWLHWGKVVQGQLERAAASTARVDEELRDATALNHSATHLLHAALRNLLGEHVQQKGSLVDAERLRFDFAHFEPLTRDQVEEIERLVNGEIRRNQPVTAEVMAKDDALAAGAVALFGEKYGDRVRVLKIGDFSVELCGGTHVRRSGDIGFFKIITETGIAAGVRRIEALTGERAVRWAQGADAQLTALAGAFKCQPEEVEIKSRQALEKNRQLEKELERLKAKLASQAGSDLASQAVDVEGVKVLAVQLEDGDPKALRTTLDQLKNKLGSAAIVLATVKNAKVTLVAGVSKDLTDRIKAGELVNAVAQQVGGRGGGRPDFAQAGGSQPENLSEALAGVDDWIRSRL, from the coding sequence ATGAAACGATTGACGACTTCGGCCATCCGAGAACAATTTCTGGACTATTTCCGCGAGCGCGGCCACACCATTGTGCCGTCCGCTCCCCTTATTCCCCAGCGGGATCCCACCTTGCTGTTCACCAACGCCGGAATGGTGCCGTTCAAGGATATTTTCCTCGGCCGCGAGCATCGCGATTACACCCGGGCGGCCTCCAGTCAAAAGTGCCTGCGCGCCGGCGGCAAGCACAACGATTTGGAAAACGTGGGTTATACCGCTCGCCATCACACTTTCTTCGAAATGCTGGGCAATTTCAGCTTCGGCGATTATTTCAAGCGCGAGGCGATCCAATACGCCTGGGAATTTCTCACCGGCGTCCTGGCGATTCCCGAGGAAAAACTCTGGGTGACGGTCTACGAGGAAGACGACGAGGCGGCCGACATCTGGCTCAAGGAGATGAAAGTTTCTCCCGAGCGCTTCGCCCGGATCGGCGCCCACGATAATTTCTGGTCCATGGGCGAGGTGGGGCCGTGCGGCCCCTGCACCGAGATTTTCTACGACCACGGCCCGGAAGTGGCCGGCGGGCCGCCGGGTTCGCCCGACGCCGAGGGGGATCGTTACGTGGAAATCTGGAATCTGGTGTTCATGCAGTACGACCGCGCCCCCGACGGGACTTTGACGCCGCTCCCCAAGCCTTCGGTGGATACCGGCATGGGGGTGGAGCGGATCGCCGCCGTGTTGCAGGGGGTGCACAGCAACTACGACATCGACCTGTTCCGCCATCTGATCCGCGCCGCCGCCGATTTGGCCGGCACCGACGACTTGAGCGGCAACTCCCTCAAGGTGATCGCCGATCATACCCGCGCCGCCGCTTTCTTGATCGCCGACGGGGTATTGCCCTCCAACGAAGGGCGTGGCTATGTGCTTCGCCGGATCATCCGGCGGGCGATTCGCCACGGCTACCGGCTGGGCATCCGCGAGATTTTCTTCCATCGCTTGGTCGCCCCTTTGGCCGAGGTGATGGGCGACGCCTATCCCGAAATCGTTTCCCACCAGGCCCAGATCGAACAGGTGCTGAAGCGAGAGGAGGCGCGTTTCGCCGAAACTCTGGAACAGGGCATGCGGGTGCTCGAGGACGGCTTGAAGAAGCTGGAGGGCAAACGCATTCCCGGCGATTTGATTTTCCTCCTCTACGACACTTACGGCTTTCCGGTGGATCTGACCCGGGATTTCGCCCTCGAGCACGGGCTGTCCCTGGATCTGGAGGGGTTCGAGCGCGCCATGGCCGAGCAGCGTGAAAGGGCGCGCGCGGCGAGCGGTTTCAGCGCCGATTACCACAAGGTGATTCCGATTCACGCCAAGACCGAATTTCTGGGCTACGATCGCTTGGAGGCCGAGGCCAAAATCCTCGCCGTCTTGCAGAATGGTGAACCGGTCGAATCTTTGCCCGCCGGCGAGTCCGGCGTGGTGGTGCTGGACCGGACCCCCTTCTATGCCGAAGGCGGCGGTCAGGTGGGGGATCGCGGCGAAATCCGAACCGATGCCGGCCGCTTGCGCGTGGAAGATACCCAAAAACAAGGGGATACCTGGCTCCACTGGGGGAAGGTGGTGCAGGGACAGCTGGAGCGCGCCGCCGCCAGCACCGCCCGGGTGGACGAGGAATTGCGCGATGCCACCGCGCTCAATCATTCCGCCACGCATCTCCTGCATGCGGCGTTGAGAAATCTCTTGGGCGAACACGTGCAGCAGAAGGGCTCGCTGGTGGATGCCGAACGCCTGCGTTTCGACTTCGCCCACTTCGAACCCTTGACCCGAGATCAGGTCGAGGAGATCGAGCGCCTGGTAAACGGCGAAATCCGCCGGAACCAGCCGGTGACCGCCGAAGTGATGGCCAAGGACGATGCCCTCGCGGCCGGGGCCGTCGCTTTGTTCGGGGAAAAATACGGCGATCGGGTGCGGGTGTTGAAAATCGGCGATTTCTCGGTGGAGTTGTGCGGCGGCACGCATGTACGACGATCCGGCGATATCGGCTTTTTCAAAATCATCACCGAAACCGGCATCGCCGCCGGGGTGCGCCGGATCGAGGCGTTGACCGGCGAGCGGGCGGTGCGTTGGGCCCAGGGGGCGGATGCGCAACTGACCGCTTTGGCGGGGGCGTTCAAATGCCAACCGGAAGAGGTGGAAATCAAATCCCGCCAGGCTCTGGAAAAAAACCGTCAGTTGGAAAAAGAGCTGGAACGCCTGAAGGCCAAGCTGGCGTCGCAGGCCGGCAGTGACTTGGCTTCCCAGGCGGTGGACGTCGAGGGAGTGAAGGTGCTGGCGGTCCAGCTGGAGGATGGCGACCCCAAGGCGCTTCGCACCACCCTCGATCAACTGAAAAACAAGCTCGGCAGCGCGGCGATCGTGCTGGCGACGGTCAAAAACGCCAAAGTTACCCTGGTGGCCGGGGTTTCCAAGGATTTGACCGATCGGATCAAGGCCGGGGAGTTGGTCAACGCCGTCGCCCAGCAGGTGGGCGGCCGCGGCGGCGGGCGGCCGGATTTCGCCCAGGCCGGCGGTTCCCAACCGGAAAACTTGTCCGAGGCCTTGGCGGGTGTGGATGATTGGATTCGATCGCGTCTGTGA
- a CDS encoding Wzz/FepE/Etk N-terminal domain-containing protein has protein sequence MDDKKAMQEVPPGQGQMPIMYYPPEDEINLVDLWRVLVRRQWVLWVVLLLAVTASVAAALLLPKKYFYRANVEIGTVPVNGDLQLVEDPNTVLAKVKEGYVVKARSDLIARQPEYEGLEVEARLPKGSQMLVIEGKGPKKDQSVYLGVINEALDLLFKDHQRMLDIARTEFEARLQAEKSRVQQLEDQKTVLAAELERLDDLDALLKDEIQQLRERLEASRARYARIATVKDASAAMTMLLVDNQIQEDNQRLQALQERLLIGQKNRREELKKQIADTERSIQVQKLKVTQAETNLENMRMTRAIVPPMRSPAPVGISRKMIVALGLVLGLFVGVMAVFFAEFLSKAGEAEAAES, from the coding sequence ATGGATGACAAAAAAGCGATGCAAGAAGTGCCGCCCGGACAAGGGCAAATGCCGATCATGTATTATCCGCCCGAGGATGAAATCAATCTGGTGGATCTTTGGCGGGTGCTGGTGCGTCGCCAATGGGTGCTTTGGGTGGTCTTGTTGCTGGCGGTGACCGCCAGTGTGGCGGCGGCGCTACTGTTACCGAAAAAATACTTCTATCGGGCCAATGTGGAAATCGGTACCGTGCCCGTCAACGGCGATCTGCAATTGGTCGAGGATCCGAATACGGTGCTGGCCAAGGTCAAGGAAGGGTATGTCGTCAAGGCTCGTTCGGATCTGATCGCCCGCCAGCCGGAATATGAAGGCCTTGAAGTTGAAGCCCGGCTTCCGAAGGGAAGTCAAATGCTGGTAATAGAGGGGAAGGGGCCCAAGAAGGATCAGTCGGTTTACTTGGGAGTGATCAACGAGGCGCTCGATCTGTTGTTCAAGGACCACCAGCGCATGCTCGATATCGCCCGCACCGAGTTCGAAGCGCGTCTGCAGGCGGAGAAGAGTCGGGTGCAGCAGCTCGAGGATCAGAAGACGGTGCTTGCCGCGGAACTGGAACGCTTGGACGATCTGGATGCTTTGTTGAAGGACGAGATCCAGCAGCTTCGGGAGCGCTTGGAGGCGTCCCGCGCGCGGTATGCCCGAATCGCCACGGTGAAGGATGCTTCCGCCGCCATGACGATGCTTTTGGTGGACAATCAGATTCAAGAGGATAATCAGCGGCTTCAGGCGCTGCAAGAGCGGCTATTGATCGGCCAGAAGAATCGCCGCGAGGAATTGAAGAAGCAGATCGCCGATACCGAACGGTCGATTCAGGTGCAGAAATTGAAGGTGACCCAAGCCGAGACCAACTTGGAAAACATGCGCATGACCCGGGCCATCGTTCCGCCGATGCGATCTCCCGCACCGGTGGGGATCTCTCGGAAAATGATCGTGGCTTTGGGGTTGGTGTTGGGGCTTTTTGTCGGGGTGATGGCGGTTTTCTTCGCCGAATTTTTGTCCAAAGCAGGTGAGGCGGAAGCAGCGGAGAGTTGA
- the pncC gene encoding nicotinamide-nucleotide amidase, whose product MEVGQCLRGKSLCLATAESCTGGWIAKCLTDVAGSSEWFERGFVTYSNQAKMEMLGVKAETLNRYGAVSEAVVAEMAAGALAHSRAQVAVAVSGIAGPGGGTPDKPVGRVWLAWQVKDRPYRTERLQLSGDRENVRRQAVARALEGVLDVCHRF is encoded by the coding sequence ATGGAAGTCGGACAATGTCTGCGCGGCAAAAGTTTATGCTTGGCCACCGCCGAATCGTGCACCGGCGGTTGGATCGCCAAGTGCCTGACCGATGTGGCGGGAAGTTCCGAATGGTTCGAGCGCGGATTCGTCACTTATAGTAACCAAGCCAAGATGGAAATGCTCGGCGTCAAGGCCGAGACCCTGAATCGGTATGGCGCGGTGAGCGAGGCGGTGGTGGCGGAGATGGCCGCGGGCGCGCTCGCCCACAGTCGGGCGCAAGTGGCGGTGGCGGTGAGCGGAATCGCCGGTCCCGGCGGGGGAACCCCGGACAAGCCGGTGGGACGGGTGTGGTTGGCGTGGCAGGTCAAAGACCGCCCGTACCGCACCGAACGGCTTCAGTTGTCGGGGGATCGGGAAAACGTGCGCCGGCAAGCGGTTGCTCGGGCGCTGGAAGGGGTTTTGGATGTCTGCCACCGATTCTAA